ATCAACATAACCACTGCAGCAATACCAGAACCGATAATCGCTAAGAACTGCCAAATTTTAGCGCCCGCCAAAAATAAAAGTGCTAATGTAGTAACAAATAAAACAACCACAGTACCTAAGTCTGGTTGCAATAACAGTAAAACTGCCAGGACTAACATAACGCCCATCGGCTTACAGAAACCCCAAAAGTTATTTCTGACTTCATCAACTTTTCGAACTAAATAGCTAGATAGATAACAAAATAGAGCTAGCTTTGATAATTCAGCCGGTTGGAAGTTTAATGGCCCGACAGCAATCCAACGTGAAGCACCATTAACAGAACTCCCGACCCCCAATACCAACAATAAAAGTATTATCGAACCGAAAAGCATTAAACTGCTATAACGTTGCCAAATTGCCATTGGAATACGCATAGTGACTAATGCTATACAAAATGCGACAACAATATAGATGCCATCACGCTTAGCGAATAAGAAAGGATCTTCTGCAAGGCGTTGACCAACAGGCATTGAGGCTGACGTCACCATCACAAAGCCGATAACCGCTAATCCGAAAGTAAACCAGAGCAAAGTGCGATCATACGGCACAAACGCCGTATTCTCAGTTTGATAACTGCCCACTAGCCACTGTTTTAGTCTTCGCATTGCGAATATGCTCATTAGCCAAGCTCCCGCGCTAAGCGCGCAAATTCATCACCGCGTTGTTTCAAAACATTTAAACTGATCTAAGCTTGCGCAAGCAGGTGAAAGCAACACCATATCCCCTGATTTGACAGTAGGCGCTAATGCCCGCATTGCCTCTTCCATTGTGACCGTTAATAAAGAGACTTCCGGTCGTAAACGGGCTAATGCTTGTCCGTCTTGCCCAAAGCAATAGAGGCGAATATTGTCGCCACTAATATATGGCAATAAGGCAGTAAAAT
This genomic stretch from Proteus vulgaris harbors:
- the ftsW gene encoding cell division protein FtsW, encoding MSIFAMRRLKQWLVGSYQTENTAFVPYDRTLLWFTFGLAVIGFVMVTSASMPVGQRLAEDPFLFAKRDGIYIVVAFCIALVTMRIPMAIWQRYSSLMLFGSIILLLLVLGVGSSVNGASRWIAVGPLNFQPAELSKLALFCYLSSYLVRKVDEVRNNFWGFCKPMGVMLVLAVLLLLQPDLGTVVVLFVTTLALLFLAGAKIWQFLAIIGSGIAAVVMLIIVEPYRVRRITSFLEPWEDPFGSGYQLTQSLMAFGRGDLLGQGLGNSVQKLEYLPEAHTDFIFSILAEELGYIGVVLVLLMVFFIAFRAMQIGRRALILDQRFSGFLACSIGIWFTFQSLVNVGAAAGMLPTKGLTLPLISYGGSSLIIMSTAIVMLLRIDYETRLAQAQAFVRSPK